Sequence from the Helianthus annuus cultivar XRQ/B chromosome 13, HanXRQr2.0-SUNRISE, whole genome shotgun sequence genome:
TTAGAGTCCTTTTAAGTGTTCTTGTTTCTTTATCTTTCATTCCGTATTAACAAACTTGAGTTTATACCTTTAATTAGCTCGGGATTAGAATAAGCAAATGAAAAAGATTGGAGAATGGTTAGAACTAATTAAATGGAATTATTGGAAGCCTCTACGAACCCTAAAAATCTGTCCATATAGTTGTCCAAAGCTTGATTTCTACAAGAAGCAACTAAAATATTATTGTTTACTGGTAATTGACAATGTTCTCATATAAATTTGTTAATAACCATTATtttgatctttttttttttgtttcaataTAACAATTTATggtatttgtttatgttttttgCAGATTGAAAAATGGAAGAAGAGAGAGAAGAATTGAAATCATTCAAAGAACTTGGAATTGTTGACGAACTGATTGAGGCTTGTGATAGTTTGGGCTGGAAAAATCCTTCTAAAATACAAGCTGAGGCCATTCCTCATGCTCTTgaaggttttatttatttatttatgtttgcagttttttaaaattttatataaatatttaaattGTGTATCTTGTTACATATTAAATGTAGCTTATGTTGgttgtttgtatgtatgtattgtttagGGAAGGATTTGATTGGGTTAGCACAAACTGGTTCTGGGAAAACTGGAGCTTTTGCTCTGCCAATTATTCAAGCTCTTTTGGTTGCTAAACAAGCATTTTTTGCTTGTGTGCTTTCTCCCACTAGGTTTGTATTTTATTCCGTAATTTGTTTAGAATATACGTTGGATTATCtacttattttttttctttttgatggTTTTGAATTTTCGTAGGGAACTTGCGATACAGATTGCTGAGCAGTTTGAGGCCTTGGGATCGAGCAATGGCTTAAGGTGTGCAGTGGTGAGTTTTTCTAGCTAATTAATTATTTATCGTTATGGTTGATTGGTTGTTATCGTCTACTAAGTACTACTTACTAAGTGCTACCTAATTGACAATTACCATAGATTATCTAACTAAGTTGTACTGTAGCACTCGACAATCACCATTGAATCCCTAACTTGATAAAAATCGTGTACGTGTAATGCTGTGATTTAAGATTTAAGATTTACGAACCTGTGGTAATCATGCACTTCAATTCCGCAGCTTGTTGGAGGGGTGGACCATGTACAACAAAGCATAACACTTGGAAAACGACCACACATCGTTGTAAGTTTTACTTCTGTTAATCTTTATTGTTTTCTTCATCTTGATATGCTAGCATAGTTATTTATTTATCATAATGTCGATATAGTTCGCAAAAGACAGTTTTAAAGTCATAAAGTACTATTTCTTTGCTGAAAACTTACATGTGTAATGTATATTAATCTCTCAAAATGCAGGTTGCGACACCTGGACGTCTTGTGGATCACTTGTCTAATACCAAGGGTTTTTCTCTTCGCACGATTAAGTACCTGGTAAATAataaatttctttcttttttcttttttttatagtCTGCCATTTTTATTGGTTATTTGACGTATTTTTTTTTACATAAGATAAAAGCTTATGATAGTTCACATGCGTATTTGACAGGTGTTAGATGAGGCAGACAGGTTGCTAAACGAGGACTTTGAGAAATCGCTTGATGAAATCCTTAGTGCCATTCCCCGTGAGAGGAGAACATACTTGTTCTCCGCTACTATGACTAAAAAGGTATAATCTTGTTATTATTGTCATCGTTtgcaaaaaataataataaagtttcACATTGCAGGTGCAAAAGCTGCAGAGAGCTTGCCTAAGAAATCCTGTAAAGGTAGCAATATAAACGTCACTACAAATTgcgtatatattttttttaacaattttgtGATATACCggttttttattgttttattcaGATTGAAGCAGCATCTAAATATTCTACTGTTGACACCTTGAAACAACAATATCGTTTTGTTCCTGCTAAATACAAGGTCTGTATTCTGTAACCTGGTACGAGATTAAAATCATATATCTATCTGTGGTTtgattttataattatatataattgtTGTGTACACAGAACTGTTATCTTGTATACATCTTGATTGAAAAATCCGCAAGTACATCAATGGTTTTCACCCGTACATGTGAAGCAACCCGTCATTTGGCTTTGATGCTTAGGAACCTTGGGCTACGTGCAATCCCGATTTCCGGTCAAATGACTCAGGTACCACTTGAGCTATTgaaggtttaaaagaacggaaacgagtttcgaggcgttttccctaCTCCTCCCTCACGAGGCGAACCGAGGCGTAAGCCCGAGGCGGAATTATAAAATAAatagtaaattgccaaaatcatccctgaggtttggatatgtttgccattttcatccaaaacaacttttttgtaccatatagtacttcacttttgggatattttgccattttcatccaaacgtctaacttttttgccaaaatcgtccctgagatttgggattttttgccattttcatccaaatgtttgatagaaaaataaagcaaattagatgtttggatgaaaatggcaaaaatgtCCAAAGCTCAGGGACTAtattgtacaaaaaagttgttttggatgaaaatggcaaacttGCCCAAACCtaagggacgattttggcaatttactcaaaaataaatataaaattatatatcttataaaaataataatactaactaaattcatcatcaaaaacacacataaaaaagacatatattgcttgaaattgacacaaaaagtcaaaaacttGAAAAACAAATATCAAAAACCCCTGTGGCGCAGCCTTTTATAAACCCCCTGAGGCGTGCCTCAGATTCAATATTTGGGcgtttcgcctcgaggcgcacgcctcaacgttttttaaaaccatggaGCTATTCATAAATTTCTTTCAACTGTTTATTTCTATTTTAATTTGTTAATGTTATGAAATCAGACAAAGAGGCTTGGTGCATTGAACAAGTTCAAGGCTGGTGAGTGTAATATTCTTATATGCACTGATGTAGCCAGCAGAGGACTTGATATTCCGTCTGTTGATATGGTTATTAATTATGATATCCCCACAAACTCAAAGGTAACTAACTAGCTGCGTTACGCTTAATATAAAATTGTTTTTTGGACTTTATTTATGAATTAACAAATGGGATTTTCAGGATTATATTCATCGGGTTGGAAGAACTGCACGTGCGGGGCGATCTGGGGTTGCTATTTCGCTAGTGAACCAGTACGAGCTGGAGTGGTATATCCAGATAGAAAAACTTATTGGTAATGTACGAAATTTttaatagagtaaaatgccattaggtctggccagttttgcgacttttgcgtataggtttgttttttcgcatttggatccaaaaggtttgaaatctcgccattttcatctggctcattaactccatccgttttcttcgttaagtcaggggtattctCGTCTTTTTACttaaattatttttgttttctaattagTAAggtattttgaatacttgtacattatggtAAATGCTTCTACATAAAGGGAAAAAGACCGAATTTCCCTTTAAGTTAACGGAAATAcctctgacttaacggagaaaatgaATGGTGTTAACGGGCCGGATGAAAATGAtaagatttcaaactttttggatccagatgcggaaaaacaaacctttggatgaaaaaGTCGCAAACCTGGCCAAACCTCAAAaagacgaaaatggcattttactctttttttatttataaacctcctaaattgttttatttaaaaattcaaaaatgctTATTAGTTTGTATTTGACATACATTGTGGTTCAGGCAAAAAGTTACCGGAGTTTAGTGCCCAAGAGGAGGAAGTTTTGTTACTGTTGGAACGTGTGACAGAGGCTGAACGATTA
This genomic interval carries:
- the LOC110883298 gene encoding DEAD-box ATP-dependent RNA helicase 10 isoform X2, translating into MEEEREELKSFKELGIVDELIEACDSLGWKNPSKIQAEAIPHALEGKDLIGLAQTGSGKTGAFALPIIQALLVAKQAFFACVLSPTRELAIQIAEQFEALGSSNGLRCAVLVGGVDHVQQSITLGKRPHIVVATPGRLVDHLSNTKGFSLRTIKYLVLDEADRLLNEDFEKSLDEILSAIPRERRTYLFSATMTKKVQKLQRACLRNPVKIEAASKYSTVDTLKQQYRFVPAKYKNCYLVYILIEKSASTSMVFTRTCEATRHLALMLRNLGLRAIPISGQMTQTKRLGALNKFKAGECNILICTDVASRGLDIPSVDMVINYDIPTNSKDYIHRVGRTARAGRSGVAISLVNQYELEWYIQIEKLIGNAKSYRSLVPKRRKFCYCWNV
- the LOC110883298 gene encoding DEAD-box ATP-dependent RNA helicase 10 isoform X1, giving the protein MEEEREELKSFKELGIVDELIEACDSLGWKNPSKIQAEAIPHALEGKDLIGLAQTGSGKTGAFALPIIQALLVAKQAFFACVLSPTRELAIQIAEQFEALGSSNGLRCAVLVGGVDHVQQSITLGKRPHIVVATPGRLVDHLSNTKGFSLRTIKYLVLDEADRLLNEDFEKSLDEILSAIPRERRTYLFSATMTKKVQKLQRACLRNPVKIEAASKYSTVDTLKQQYRFVPAKYKNCYLVYILIEKSASTSMVFTRTCEATRHLALMLRNLGLRAIPISGQMTQTKRLGALNKFKAGECNILICTDVASRGLDIPSVDMVINYDIPTNSKDYIHRVGRTARAGRSGVAISLVNQYELEWYIQIEKLIGKKLPEFSAQEEEVLLLLERVTEAERLSRMKMKEMGGPKRRRGGEGEEEEVEKFQGKGKKKSSNKKSKRQFV